One segment of Nostoc flagelliforme CCNUN1 DNA contains the following:
- a CDS encoding peptidoglycan DD-metalloendopeptidase family protein has translation MTLPFRQLILCSLVSALSLVSIQPNINSAKAAVGGCPTPALSRFQRHKVVRGETLESIAQRYNLIPTTIIGMNPALQSGAIATVGSVLQIPPYNGIVVEVPRGQTWRQVAAQYKVRADSLFEVNGCQQDPRVVFVPGVNWSPNGVVTKSPVPTNAGTPNRASLSGYPLGEVGNVGLAYGWQINPATSQVFFHSGVDLLAPVGTDVLAIAPGTVAFANDQGSYGKLVIINHSGGLQSRYAQLDSIKVTVGQQLKKGDLLGTVGTSGQPTSSQPHLHFEVRSSSSLGWVAQDPKSYLKK, from the coding sequence ATGACTTTACCCTTTCGTCAACTGATTCTCTGTAGCTTAGTTAGCGCCTTGAGCTTAGTATCAATACAGCCAAACATCAACAGCGCCAAGGCTGCTGTGGGTGGTTGCCCAACTCCAGCCCTATCTCGCTTCCAACGCCATAAAGTTGTTCGTGGCGAAACTTTGGAGAGCATAGCCCAGCGCTACAATCTCATACCTACAACTATTATCGGCATGAATCCAGCTTTGCAGAGCGGTGCGATCGCAACCGTTGGTAGTGTACTTCAGATTCCTCCCTACAATGGGATTGTCGTCGAAGTACCTCGCGGTCAAACTTGGCGACAAGTGGCAGCACAATACAAAGTTCGTGCTGATAGCCTTTTTGAGGTGAATGGCTGCCAACAAGATCCCAGAGTTGTGTTTGTTCCGGGGGTAAATTGGTCGCCCAATGGTGTTGTAACTAAGTCCCCTGTACCTACTAATGCAGGTACGCCAAATCGTGCATCCCTGTCTGGCTATCCTTTGGGGGAAGTGGGAAATGTGGGATTAGCTTACGGCTGGCAAATTAATCCTGCTACAAGTCAAGTTTTCTTCCATAGTGGTGTTGATTTATTAGCACCAGTTGGTACAGATGTGCTAGCGATCGCGCCTGGAACCGTAGCCTTTGCTAATGACCAAGGTTCATACGGCAAGTTGGTCATTATTAACCACAGTGGCGGACTCCAAAGCCGCTATGCCCAGCTTGACAGTATCAAGGTTACTGTGGGTCAACAACTAAAAAAAGGAGACTTACTGGGAACAGTAGGCACTAGTGGACAACCAACCTCCAGTCAACCGCACCTCCATTTTGAAGTGCGTTCTAGCTCATCTCTGGGTTGGGTAGCACAAGATCCAAAAAGTTATTTAAAGAAGTGA
- a CDS encoding DDE transposase family protein: protein MNEPQTWYIVKHSAGNCKIVPSNKAEDDNLEIIEQWGPFSSQEEAIARRVGLIRAGKCQPV from the coding sequence ATGAATGAGCCACAAACTTGGTATATTGTCAAGCATTCTGCTGGTAACTGCAAAATTGTCCCCAGCAACAAAGCTGAAGACGATAATCTAGAGATTATAGAACAGTGGGGGCCTTTTAGTTCGCAAGAAGAAGCGATCGCTCGGCGTGTCGGACTTATTAGGGCAGGAAAGTGCCAACCAGTTTAA
- a CDS encoding cysteine hydrolase family protein yields MNTQITPQLPIPPHFNPEEVGEVWRVSYQERAVEAEIWAKQHDIKPASSDKSRICLLLIDVQNTFCIPGFELFVSGKSGTGAVDDNVKLCEFIYQNLGVITKIVPTLDTHTATQIFHPIFWVNAAGEHPTPAATNITPTDIEQGIWKVNPAVADSVTNGDYELLEKHTYHYVKQLSQDGKYPLTVWPYHSMLGGIGHALVSSVEEAIFFHGIARQSQTQFEIKGENPLTENYSILRPEVLEDFEQRPLGQKNTRLIKQLLEYDAVIIGGQAKSHCVAWTIDDLLTEIKQVDATLAQKIYLLEDCTSPVVVPNIVDYTEQADAAFARFAEAGMQIVKSSEFGNWASGIGH; encoded by the coding sequence ATGAACACCCAAATAACACCCCAACTACCAATTCCCCCACACTTTAACCCTGAAGAAGTGGGCGAAGTCTGGCGCGTATCTTACCAAGAACGTGCCGTCGAAGCTGAAATCTGGGCAAAACAACACGATATTAAACCTGCATCTTCTGATAAAAGCCGTATTTGCCTACTGTTAATTGATGTCCAAAACACCTTCTGTATTCCAGGATTTGAATTATTTGTAAGTGGAAAATCTGGTACTGGAGCAGTGGATGATAACGTGAAATTGTGTGAATTTATATATCAGAATTTGGGAGTAATTACAAAGATTGTACCTACTCTAGATACCCACACGGCAACGCAAATCTTCCATCCTATTTTTTGGGTGAACGCCGCCGGAGAACATCCTACTCCAGCAGCGACTAACATTACCCCAACAGACATCGAACAAGGTATTTGGAAAGTTAATCCAGCAGTTGCTGACAGTGTTACAAATGGGGATTATGAATTATTAGAAAAACATACTTACCATTATGTTAAGCAACTCAGTCAAGATGGTAAATATCCCCTGACAGTTTGGCCTTATCATTCTATGTTGGGTGGTATTGGTCATGCTTTAGTTTCATCAGTAGAAGAAGCCATATTTTTCCACGGCATTGCTCGTCAGAGTCAGACGCAATTTGAAATCAAAGGTGAAAATCCCTTAACAGAAAACTATTCCATTTTGCGTCCAGAGGTGTTAGAAGATTTTGAGCAACGTCCACTTGGCCAAAAAAACACGCGCCTGATTAAACAACTTTTAGAATATGATGCAGTAATTATTGGTGGTCAAGCTAAAAGTCATTGCGTAGCCTGGACAATTGACGATTTATTAACGGAAATTAAACAGGTAGATGCCACCCTTGCTCAAAAAATCTATCTCTTAGAAGATTGCACTTCCCCCGTCGTCGTTCCAAATATTGTGGACTATACAGAACAGGCAGATGCAGCATTTGCAAGGTTTGCAGAGGCAGGAATGCAGATTGTAAAATCTAGCGAATTTGGGAATTGGGCATCGGGCATTGGGCATTGA
- the ispG gene encoding (E)-4-hydroxy-3-methylbut-2-enyl-diphosphate synthase: protein MQTLPIVDTSNTTSSQSTFDTTIKRRKTRPVKVGNVTIGGGYPVVVQSMINEDTLDIDGSVAGIRRLHEIGCEIVRVTVPSMAHAKALAEIKQKLIKTYQDVPIVADVHHNGLKIALEVSKHIEKVRINPGLYVFEKPNVNRTEYTKAEFDEIGEKIRETLEPLVVSLRDQGKSMRIGVNHGSLAERMLFTYGDTPEGMVESAIEFIRICESLDFRNLVISMKASRVPVMLAAYRLIAKRMDELGMDYPLHLGVTEAGDGEYGRIKSTAGIATLLADGIGDTIRVSLTEAPEKEIPVCYSILQALGLRKTMVEYVACPSCGRTLFNLEEVLHKVREATKHLTGLDIAVMGCIVNGPGEMADADYGYVGKTPGYISLYRGREEIKKVPEDKGVEELINLIKGDERWVEP, encoded by the coding sequence ATGCAAACTCTGCCCATAGTAGATACTTCAAATACTACATCCAGTCAATCTACCTTTGATACAACTATCAAGCGGCGTAAAACCCGTCCCGTAAAGGTGGGAAATGTCACCATTGGCGGTGGCTACCCTGTTGTAGTGCAGTCAATGATTAACGAAGACACCCTTGATATTGATGGTTCCGTGGCTGGTATTCGTCGTCTGCACGAAATTGGCTGCGAAATTGTCCGTGTCACAGTGCCGAGTATGGCTCATGCTAAAGCATTAGCAGAAATCAAACAAAAATTAATAAAAACTTACCAAGACGTGCCCATTGTGGCTGATGTCCATCACAATGGGCTAAAAATCGCTCTGGAAGTCTCCAAGCACATAGAAAAAGTGCGGATTAATCCGGGGTTATATGTCTTTGAAAAGCCCAACGTCAATCGAACCGAGTATACTAAAGCCGAATTTGACGAAATTGGCGAAAAAATCCGCGAAACCCTAGAACCTCTAGTAGTTTCTTTGCGCGATCAAGGTAAATCGATGCGAATTGGGGTAAATCACGGTTCCCTCGCTGAAAGGATGCTATTTACCTACGGTGACACACCAGAAGGCATGGTGGAATCTGCCATAGAATTCATTCGCATCTGTGAATCCTTGGATTTCCGCAACTTGGTAATTTCCATGAAAGCCTCACGAGTACCAGTGATGCTAGCCGCCTATCGTCTTATAGCCAAGCGCATGGATGAACTGGGTATGGATTATCCGCTACATTTAGGCGTTACGGAAGCCGGTGATGGCGAATACGGGCGAATTAAATCCACGGCTGGTATTGCTACCTTACTTGCTGATGGCATTGGCGATACAATTCGCGTGTCACTTACAGAAGCACCAGAAAAAGAAATTCCCGTCTGTTACAGCATTCTCCAAGCTTTGGGATTGCGAAAAACGATGGTGGAATATGTTGCTTGTCCTTCCTGTGGACGCACTTTGTTTAACCTAGAGGAAGTGCTGCACAAAGTTCGGGAAGCCACTAAACACTTAACTGGTCTTGATATAGCGGTTATGGGTTGTATTGTCAATGGTCCCGGAGAAATGGCGGATGCCGACTATGGTTATGTTGGCAAAACACCTGGTTATATTTCTCTGTATCGTGGCAGAGAGGAAATTAAAAAAGTCCCAGAAGATAAAGGTGTAGAGGAATTAATTAACCTCATTAAAGGAGATGAACGCTGGGTAGAACCGTAA
- the ispD gene encoding 2-C-methyl-D-erythritol 4-phosphate cytidylyltransferase — MYLLIPAAGTGKRMGSNRNKLLLLVRSQPIIAWTLLAAEAANTISWIGIISQPTDWPDFNAILADLKLTKPVELITGGSTRQESVYNGLQALPVAAEQVLIHDGARCLATPDLFNSCAQAIRDCPGLIAGVPVKDTIKVVDEQRIIQKTPDRRQLWAAQTPQGFDVKLLKQCHAEGVRQGWEVTDDAALFEKCGIEVRIVEGEETNLKVTTPQDLAIAEFILTTRGF; from the coding sequence GTGTATTTACTAATTCCAGCTGCGGGAACCGGAAAAAGAATGGGGAGTAACCGCAATAAACTCCTGCTACTCGTGCGATCGCAACCAATTATTGCCTGGACTCTATTAGCCGCAGAAGCCGCCAATACAATCAGTTGGATCGGAATTATTTCTCAGCCTACCGATTGGCCAGACTTCAACGCAATTCTCGCCGATCTGAAGCTGACTAAACCAGTGGAATTGATTACAGGTGGTTCCACCCGTCAAGAATCTGTTTACAATGGCTTGCAGGCGCTACCAGTAGCCGCAGAACAAGTGTTGATTCATGATGGGGCTAGATGCCTGGCCACACCGGATTTATTTAACTCTTGTGCCCAAGCCATTCGCGATTGTCCGGGTTTAATTGCTGGTGTACCCGTCAAAGACACCATTAAAGTTGTCGATGAACAACGCATAATTCAAAAAACACCTGATAGACGGCAATTATGGGCGGCACAAACTCCCCAAGGTTTTGATGTCAAGTTGTTGAAACAGTGCCACGCTGAAGGTGTCCGTCAAGGTTGGGAAGTAACTGACGACGCGGCTCTATTTGAAAAGTGCGGTATTGAAGTGCGAATTGTCGAGGGAGAAGAGACAAATTTAAAAGTGACAACTCCCCAAGATTTAGCGATCGCAGAATTTATTCTCACAACTAGAGGCTTTTGA
- the ctpC gene encoding carboxyl-terminal processing protease CtpC — protein sequence MVITKSRLVLGATAVTLSTIAVTSLGIHSRGQALFKASPKELVDEVWQIVQRQYVDGTFNQVDWQAVRKEYLSKSYSNPQEAYKSIREMLKKLEDPYTRFMDPAEFKNMQVDTSGELTGIGITISQDEKTKQLVVIAPIEDTPAFKAGVLAKDVILKIDGKNTKGMDTNQAVSLIRGEAGSKVSLTIQRNGQTKQFDIKRARIEIHPVKFSQKKTPAGNLGYIRLNQFSANASKEMQTAIKDLESKRVAGYILDLRGNPGGLLFSSVDIARMWLNKGTIVSTIDRQGEREREVANGRALTNKPLVILVDKGSASASEILSGALQDNKRATLVGTQTFGKGLVQSVRPLEDGSGLAVTIAKYHTPNDRDINKHGIDPDVKVDLTDAQRQDLWLNERDKLATLKDPQFAKAVDVIGKKIAAQGAATAEK from the coding sequence ATGGTGATTACAAAAAGTAGGCTTGTTTTGGGTGCTACGGCAGTGACACTCTCCACGATCGCTGTTACTAGCCTTGGCATTCATTCGCGAGGTCAGGCTTTATTTAAAGCAAGTCCCAAAGAATTAGTAGATGAAGTTTGGCAAATTGTTCAACGCCAATATGTAGACGGTACTTTTAATCAGGTAGATTGGCAGGCTGTTCGTAAGGAGTACTTAAGCAAGTCCTACAGTAATCCGCAAGAAGCGTATAAGTCCATTCGGGAAATGCTCAAAAAGCTAGAAGACCCATACACCCGGTTTATGGACCCAGCGGAATTCAAGAATATGCAAGTGGATACCTCTGGAGAATTGACAGGGATTGGGATCACGATCAGCCAGGATGAAAAAACCAAGCAATTGGTTGTAATTGCGCCCATCGAAGATACACCAGCTTTTAAAGCTGGTGTTTTGGCAAAAGATGTCATCCTCAAAATCGACGGCAAAAATACCAAGGGGATGGATACTAATCAGGCAGTATCCCTAATCCGAGGTGAAGCAGGATCGAAAGTCAGCTTAACGATTCAGCGCAATGGTCAGACAAAACAGTTTGACATCAAAAGGGCGCGGATTGAAATTCATCCAGTTAAATTTTCCCAAAAGAAAACTCCAGCAGGTAACCTTGGCTACATTCGTCTGAACCAGTTCAGCGCTAATGCTAGTAAAGAAATGCAAACCGCTATCAAAGATTTAGAAAGCAAACGAGTAGCTGGATATATCCTTGATCTGCGTGGTAATCCAGGTGGCTTACTCTTCTCCAGTGTAGACATTGCCCGGATGTGGCTGAATAAAGGCACAATTGTTTCTACCATTGACCGCCAAGGTGAGCGAGAGCGAGAAGTGGCAAACGGACGCGCTCTGACAAATAAACCGTTGGTAATATTAGTGGATAAAGGTTCAGCCAGTGCCAGCGAAATCCTTTCAGGAGCGTTGCAGGACAACAAACGTGCTACTTTGGTGGGAACTCAAACCTTTGGTAAGGGATTAGTGCAATCGGTACGTCCCTTAGAAGATGGCTCAGGATTAGCGGTGACAATTGCTAAATACCATACGCCTAATGATAGAGATATTAATAAGCATGGTATTGATCCAGATGTGAAAGTGGATTTGACAGATGCCCAGCGACAGGATTTGTGGCTCAACGAACGTGACAAACTCGCTACCCTAAAAGACCCTCAATTTGCTAAAGCAGTGGACGTGATAGGTAAAAAAATTGCTGCTCAGGGCGCAGCCACAGCAGAAAAATGA
- a CDS encoding DUF6174 domain-containing protein, with amino-acid sequence MRLPIIISAGLLLSFGLNLPVMSQSSIEIAQSPTKNNLNLRRLEKRLEFNRRFWNQQNISNYSYELSNSCFCIGDARGPVVIEVRNGQTTSITSVATGQAVNPEFFQNYNTIPKLFDVIQDAINRKAFSLNVRYNARFGYPTQIDIDYNSQIADEERYLTIENFKIIK; translated from the coding sequence ATGCGTTTACCTATCATTATCAGTGCCGGATTATTGCTATCTTTCGGACTGAACCTACCAGTAATGTCCCAATCTTCCATAGAGATAGCACAATCGCCAACGAAAAATAATTTGAATTTAAGGCGATTAGAAAAGCGATTAGAATTTAATCGCCGCTTCTGGAATCAGCAAAATATTTCCAACTATAGTTATGAACTTAGCAATAGTTGCTTTTGTATAGGCGATGCTAGGGGGCCAGTAGTAATTGAAGTACGTAATGGTCAAACAACTTCTATCACTTCTGTAGCTACAGGTCAAGCAGTTAATCCAGAATTCTTTCAAAATTACAACACAATTCCTAAGCTGTTTGATGTGATTCAAGATGCTATCAACCGTAAAGCCTTCAGTCTGAATGTGCGGTACAATGCTAGATTCGGTTATCCAACCCAAATTGATATTGATTACAACAGTCAGATAGCTGATGAAGAAAGATATCTTACAATTGAGAATTTTAAGATAATTAAATAG
- a CDS encoding glycosyltransferase family 9 protein translates to MRVVALVPGGIGDQILFFPTLDDLKRNYPNAQIDVVVEPRSKAAYRVSKSVHEVLPFDFQDRNSLADWGNLVGTIRDREYDVAIAVKQNWLMGLLVWLTGITTRIGYQGKGAVFLTNAVPFKPSQYAAALYHDLLQPLSIKTPVPELAVNVPKTDIDWAEKEQKRLGVHETGYILIHGGSGQLSQAKELDKIYPVEKWHQIIQSFQEKQPDLPVVVIKGVDDEQFVRSLLGSSPDIKVTAPNDIGKLAAIIAGANLMLSTDSAALQLSVAVQTYTIALFGPTDPAKLLPRNDKFLAIESPTGKTADVSPNAVLEKIWGG, encoded by the coding sequence ATGCGAGTAGTAGCCCTTGTACCTGGCGGAATTGGCGACCAAATTCTCTTTTTTCCGACTCTAGATGACCTCAAGCGCAATTACCCTAACGCTCAGATAGATGTTGTTGTTGAACCCCGGTCAAAGGCTGCCTACCGAGTGAGCAAGTCAGTTCACGAGGTACTGCCCTTTGATTTTCAAGACCGTAACAGTCTGGCAGATTGGGGTAACTTGGTGGGGACAATTCGCGATCGCGAATACGATGTTGCCATTGCTGTTAAGCAAAATTGGTTGATGGGTCTTTTAGTCTGGTTGACAGGAATTACCACACGCATTGGCTACCAAGGCAAAGGAGCGGTTTTTCTTACCAACGCTGTGCCATTCAAACCATCCCAGTATGCGGCGGCATTATATCATGATTTGCTGCAACCATTAAGCATAAAAACCCCTGTCCCAGAATTAGCAGTAAATGTGCCAAAAACAGATATTGACTGGGCAGAAAAGGAACAAAAACGCTTAGGGGTGCATGAAACAGGTTATATCTTGATTCATGGCGGTTCTGGCCAGTTATCCCAGGCTAAAGAACTGGATAAAATCTACCCTGTGGAGAAGTGGCACCAAATTATTCAAAGCTTCCAAGAGAAGCAACCGGATCTGCCTGTGGTGGTCATTAAGGGAGTTGACGATGAGCAGTTTGTGCGATCGCTTTTGGGGTCTTCTCCAGATATCAAAGTGACTGCCCCAAATGATATTGGTAAGTTAGCTGCCATAATTGCCGGGGCAAATCTGATGTTGTCTACTGATAGTGCGGCACTACAACTGAGTGTTGCAGTCCAAACCTATACCATCGCCCTATTTGGACCCACTGATCCAGCTAAGTTGTTGCCGAGAAACGATAAATTCTTGGCCATTGAATCCCCCACAGGAAAAACGGCGGATGTTTCACCAAACGCAGTTTTGGAGAAAATTTGGGGCGGCTAA
- a CDS encoding HhoA/HhoB/HtrA family serine endopeptidase — protein MKLSLKQLAVYVFLLAFGCGAGLFGSRYLLLKNSSFQQLKNVTMASPPESVVPNSSNGVIGATGGDNVNFIATAVQKVGPAVVRINATRKVANPISDALKNPLLRRFFGEDEQPIPQERIERGTGSGFILSEDGDLLTNAHVVADTDTVQVTLKDGRSLEGKVVGVDSVTDVAVVKIKADHLPTVKLGNSQNLIPGQWAIAIGNPLGLDNTVTIGIISATDRTSTQVGVPDKRVSFIQTDAAINPGNSGGPLLNAQGEVIGVNTAIRADAQGLGFAIPIETAARIANELFTKGRVEHPFLGIEMADLSPIRKKQINQENQLNIQQEAGIVIKGVTDDSPAKRGGLLPGDVIQKVNGKPVKISAQVQKLVESSKVGDIIAIEVNRNGKIQTFKVQSGAYPETK, from the coding sequence ATGAAGTTATCCTTAAAGCAACTGGCGGTTTATGTATTTTTACTGGCGTTTGGCTGTGGTGCAGGTTTATTTGGCAGTCGCTATCTCCTGCTCAAAAATTCTTCGTTCCAACAGTTAAAAAATGTAACAATGGCTTCGCCTCCAGAATCTGTAGTGCCAAATTCTTCTAACGGAGTGATTGGGGCTACTGGGGGCGATAATGTGAATTTTATTGCGACGGCAGTGCAAAAAGTTGGGCCGGCTGTGGTGCGAATTAATGCCACTCGCAAAGTTGCCAATCCTATCTCTGACGCTTTGAAAAATCCCCTCTTGCGGCGATTTTTTGGAGAGGATGAGCAACCAATTCCTCAAGAACGCATTGAGCGGGGTACAGGATCGGGATTTATTTTGAGCGAAGATGGAGACTTACTCACCAACGCTCATGTAGTAGCAGATACAGATACAGTACAAGTCACCCTCAAAGATGGCCGGAGTTTAGAGGGGAAGGTGGTAGGAGTTGATTCGGTGACAGATGTGGCGGTGGTAAAAATAAAAGCGGATCATTTACCGACGGTGAAGCTGGGGAATTCGCAAAACTTAATACCAGGACAATGGGCGATCGCGATTGGCAATCCTCTAGGTTTAGATAATACTGTCACTATCGGCATCATTAGCGCTACAGATCGCACCAGCACTCAAGTTGGTGTCCCAGATAAGCGAGTCAGCTTTATCCAAACTGATGCCGCAATTAACCCTGGTAATTCTGGTGGCCCCTTGTTAAACGCCCAAGGCGAAGTGATTGGTGTTAACACTGCCATCCGCGCTGATGCTCAAGGACTCGGTTTCGCCATCCCCATTGAAACCGCCGCCCGCATCGCTAATGAACTTTTTACCAAAGGGCGTGTGGAACATCCCTTCTTGGGTATTGAAATGGCAGACCTTTCTCCCATCAGAAAAAAGCAGATTAATCAAGAAAATCAACTGAACATTCAGCAGGAAGCTGGGATTGTGATTAAAGGAGTCACAGATGATTCCCCAGCCAAGCGTGGAGGACTGCTTCCTGGAGACGTGATTCAAAAAGTTAACGGTAAACCAGTCAAAATCTCAGCCCAAGTTCAGAAGCTGGTAGAGTCCAGCAAAGTTGGGGACATAATAGCTATCGAAGTCAACCGTAACGGTAAAATTCAAACCTTCAAAGTACAATCAGGAGCTTATCCTGAAACGAAGTAG
- a CDS encoding DUF760 domain-containing protein, whose product MVFNPDFLNDNSEEHPNQLLSDHSEQYPNQLLKYLQHQSPDVLARIAQSASPEIKQIISQNVQGLVGMLPPESFNVQITTDRENLAGLLASAMMTGYFLRQMEQRMQLEHLSNGQ is encoded by the coding sequence ATGGTGTTTAATCCTGACTTTTTAAATGACAACTCTGAGGAACACCCTAATCAACTTCTTTCCGACCACTCTGAGCAATACCCCAATCAGTTACTCAAATATCTACAGCATCAGTCTCCTGATGTTTTAGCGAGGATTGCTCAGTCCGCCAGCCCTGAAATTAAACAAATCATCTCGCAAAATGTCCAAGGGCTTGTGGGAATGCTCCCGCCAGAAAGTTTCAACGTGCAAATCACAACAGATCGGGAGAATTTAGCTGGGCTTCTAGCGTCGGCCATGATGACAGGGTATTTTCTGCGCCAGATGGAACAAAGAATGCAGTTAGAGCATTTGTCTAATGGTCAATAA
- a CDS encoding CRR6 family NdhI maturation factor: MAAESKTIAIALNNNFINNLDLSPASTVIEQLLQDGAASHEQQLRFDINYELEPGDPRELSEIPEVRLWFVRLDAKYPWLPFLLDWKAGEFARYSAMLVPHQFSSKEGIQYNPEALEIFLMHKIFILGDWLKQQNIPSLSRLKSMAQMLGYELEDAFFEIF; encoded by the coding sequence GTGGCTGCTGAATCAAAGACAATTGCGATCGCACTCAATAATAACTTCATTAACAATCTGGATCTGTCGCCTGCGTCAACGGTGATTGAACAACTGCTGCAAGATGGGGCCGCATCCCATGAACAGCAGCTACGCTTTGATATCAATTATGAACTCGAACCTGGCGATCCACGGGAACTCTCAGAAATTCCAGAGGTGCGGCTGTGGTTTGTGCGCCTAGATGCCAAATACCCCTGGTTACCATTTTTACTAGATTGGAAAGCTGGAGAATTTGCTCGTTATAGCGCCATGCTTGTACCACACCAGTTCAGTTCCAAAGAAGGCATTCAGTACAATCCTGAAGCCTTAGAAATATTCTTGATGCACAAAATCTTTATTTTAGGTGATTGGCTCAAACAACAAAATATCCCCAGCCTCTCGCGGCTGAAGTCTATGGCCCAAATGCTGGGTTATGAATTAGAGGATGCTTTTTTTGAGATATTTTAA
- the scpB gene encoding SMC-Scp complex subunit ScpB translates to MITATATKIEAILYLKGKPLSLGEIAEYAACDRATVKEGIIELMDNYAHRDSALEVVETSDGYSLQLRSDFHDLVQTMIPVELGVGALRTLAAIALNSPILQSDLINLRGSGVYQHVPELVELGFIRKRRDSDSRSYSLQVTPKFHQYFQIEQLPQILSSSQKEEQLELELELEGVGSGE, encoded by the coding sequence ATGATTACAGCCACAGCGACGAAGATAGAAGCAATTCTGTATTTAAAGGGCAAACCCTTGTCGCTCGGCGAAATCGCCGAGTATGCCGCGTGCGATCGCGCCACTGTCAAAGAAGGCATAATTGAACTAATGGACAACTATGCTCACCGAGATAGCGCCTTAGAGGTAGTAGAAACTTCAGATGGTTACAGTTTGCAACTACGGTCTGATTTTCATGACTTAGTGCAAACGATGATACCAGTAGAATTAGGTGTAGGTGCATTGCGGACTTTAGCTGCGATCGCCCTTAATAGTCCCATACTCCAGAGCGACTTGATTAACCTGCGCGGTTCAGGAGTATATCAGCACGTTCCAGAACTTGTAGAACTTGGTTTCATCCGCAAGCGTCGAGACAGCGATTCTCGCTCCTATTCACTGCAAGTAACCCCAAAATTTCATCAATATTTTCAAATAGAGCAACTCCCGCAAATACTTTCCAGTAGCCAGAAGGAAGAACAACTAGAACTAGAACTAGAACTGGAGGGAGTGGGGAGTGGGGAGTAG